A window of Neorhizobium galegae bv. orientalis str. HAMBI 540 genomic DNA:
CGGAGGAGCGGTTGGCGATATAACGCACCGGGTCGATCGGCTCGTGCGTCGGGCCGGATGTGACGATGACCTTTTTGCCAGCAAGCGGTTTTGGTGCGCCGTCCAGCAGTTGGACCGCTGCCACGACGATTTCCAGCGGCTCGGCTATGCGCCCGGTGCCGCTCTCGTTGCTTTCGGCCATCTCGCCGGCCATCGGGCCGATGAAATGAATGCCGTCAGCCTTCAGCGTTTCGACATTGCGCCTGGTGGCAGACGCTGCCCACATTTTCGGGTTCATGGCAGGAGCGACCAGGACCGGCCTGTCGGTGGCAAGCAGCACAGCGCTCGCAAGATCGTCGGCGAGGCCATGCGCCATCTTGGCCATCAGGTCGGCGCTGGCGGGTGCGACGATCACAAGATCGTTGTCGCGGGCGAGCCTGATATGGCCGACATCCTGCTCGTCCTCGCGGGAAAACAGATCGATATAGACATGGCTGGCGGATAGCGCGCCGACCGCGAGCGGTGTGATGAATTCCTGGGCCGCCTTGGTCATGATCGGACGAACCGATGCGCCCCGCTCGCGAAGCCGGCGGATGAGATCGAGGCTTTTATAGGCCGCGATGCCGCCGGAGATGATCAGAAGAATGCGCTTGCCGGAGAGTTCCATGCCATTACCCGATACCAGAATGGCCGGAAGCTAAGCTTTCGGTCGCCAAGTTGCAATTGCCTTCCCCATTTGACGGCGTCACGGAACAGTTGCAGCCAACAGGAGTTGGACCGCAAAGGAGAGCCGTCATGAAAAAGAAGATCGTTCCGAAGAAGGTCGCGGGGTTCAAGGTGCCGAAATCCGTGCGCAAGTCGTCATTGCTGCGCAACATGCTGGCAAGCCGCACCGGCCGACAGATGCTGGCGAGAGCCCTCGTCGCCGGCGCCAATGCTGCCGCCGCCGTCCTGACCGACGAGCGGGCCGACGTCCGCAAGCCCGGCAAGATAAGCGGCCGCAGACGCGCCCTTGCCGCAAGCGTGGCAGGCGAGGCGATCGAGAGCGCAACTGCAGCAGCGATCGACGTCGTCACCAGCCCGACGCGCGCTCTCTTCAAGGCAAGCGCAAAGGCGAAGGAGGGCCGGATTTTCCCGGAACCGGTCACGCACTGACGCGAAAGCAATCCGAACATCTTGCGCTAGATTCTGGACTGCGTTACTCCTGTTTGCGGCCGGATGCGGCCAGCCGCCCGCGGCGCCCTCAAGCGCCAAGGTGAACGCATCCACCGCCTCTCATCCTTTGCCAATCCGGCCAGCGATGACGAACGGATCAGCAATGCGGGCGCTGATTGATGGGACCTGACCGGTCTTTGTTCGTCTGTTGAAAGGATGATGAGATGCGCGATTTCCGCGATGCAAAACTGATGGC
This region includes:
- the coaBC gene encoding bifunctional phosphopantothenoylcysteine decarboxylase/phosphopantothenate--cysteine ligase CoaBC, with product MELSGKRILLIISGGIAAYKSLDLIRRLRERGASVRPIMTKAAQEFITPLAVGALSASHVYIDLFSREDEQDVGHIRLARDNDLVIVAPASADLMAKMAHGLADDLASAVLLATDRPVLVAPAMNPKMWAASATRRNVETLKADGIHFIGPMAGEMAESNESGTGRIAEPLEIVVAAVQLLDGAPKPLAGKKVIVTSGPTHEPIDPVRYIANRSSGRQGHAIAAALAKLGADVTLVSGPVTIPDPMAVETVHVERAEEMLEAVISRLPVDIAVMVAAVADWRVASSAGQKIKKQPGEAPPPLLLTENPDILKTVGHHEKRPKLVIGFAAETQDVEKNGRAKLERKGADLIVANDVSPETGIMGGTRNRVKIISAKGVDEWPELDKDEVAERLAALISSKLG